AAAAGGTCATGGGATTGAATCCCGGTTAGAATTTTTTAGCCTGTCAAGAACAACACATGGTTTGAattcatgaaacacacacacacacacacacacacacacacagtagtgataaacagtctgaaaagctaacTTCAGTGTCAAATAACTCTGAAAGGCACAATGtatcaatttttttcctaacaattgTTCCTCAGCTCAAcctcctcagcaacacccttttCAGACCATTCCTGACCACCATAGGCAAAATTAGAAGTAGATGATGTACATTAACTAGCATGGTATGACTTAGTATAGCAGtcactacattttattttaatacagTTTGTAGAAACACTGAAATATGGCGATGATCTAATTTAAATGGAAACAAGATTTCAGAATGGAAATAAATCTGATGGCAACAAATTGATGTTGTCCTGATTGAAATTACTCTCATTATGAGGCACTTTTAGCAACAATGTAAAGGGCAAGTAAAACAAATGAAGATGTGCGTGTTCAGTAAGCTAGATACAGATGGAACTGTGCCTCATGTCAAATAGGAAACATTTAGTTCTGGGCAGGAGCATGCAGAGAAATTTTGGCTAAGTTTAGAAGAATACTTGACCAAACATTAGAGGAACAGTTCTTGAGAGGAGGATCCTTCAATGATTTTCTCTGTAAAGAAGTTTCTAAAGATAAAGTGCACAATAGTCATAAAACAAATCGTAGGCTATTGCTAGTAAGATGCTGAGTGAAACACTTTTGCACAAAAGGGCATTGTGAGAAACTTAAAATGACTACCATAACAGAACCTCATTGAAATACCTCTCAAAAAGTGCAAAGATTGTCAGCTTGTCTTAAATATTAAAAATAGTGTATTTTCAAACAGCAAAACACATAGTAACCTAAGATTACGATACCGCTGAGTCACAATGGAAATCAGTCAACTCATTGAAGCATTAATACATGGGGGTAACAATGTGGGTACATGAAAAGAATAATCAAATACGaggttggtttgaaaagttctcagaatggaataggaaaaaagtacttaaatcactgaaacttttttatttttcaatatagtctccttgtagattaacgcACTTGGcgcaatgatgttccagtgccttgatcccatttcAAAACTGAATTTCCTCCGGGCCTGCATACTAGTTGTCATCTCCggttatcaattcttcgtttgaagtgaatcttcgtccaccaaaaaAAATAACAGTTTTGGGACGAGCTGGAAGTCTGattgagccatatcaggtgaataatgcgggtgtggcaacaattcacactttagttcgtgtaattttgccatggcgacggcatgtGTGCGGGCGTGCatggtcttgatggaagatgactttcttccttgctaaacctggccttttttcgcatatCTTTTTTTGCAATTTGTCCAGGGGGTTAgcttagtattctccagtaattgtttgcccagtggggagataaacTACCGACAGATTCCCCTTTGTATCCCAGaacgctgatgccatgacctttcccaccaAAAGGAATTGTCTGTGCTTTCTTTGGTGACAGAGAATCAGCTTGTTTCCACTGTTTTGACTGTTGTTTtctctctggggtatagtagtgcacccaagtttcatctgtggtcacaaaccggcacaAAATATCTTGTTTATTTCTCCTAAAACGGGTCAAATATTATTcctatatgtccattctcatgcatttttgatccagtgtcaagagatgcggcactcatcttgcaggtaattttttcatttctaattctgcagttaaaatgtgatatacccattCAGACAACATCTGGCAAGCACAAGCAATTTCACGCAGTTTCAATCGGCGATTCTccttgaccattttgtgcactcttttgcaataatttctggagtagtgacactgcacagatcatcatctaagctctcccgacgaaatttaaattcatttgtccacttggcaacagttgaatatgaaggagcagcagagtcccccagtgtattctggaaatcggtgtgaatgtcctttgctttcatacctttctttatggaGTACTTAATTACCAGATAAAACCTAAGTGTTAATATGTGACCTTTCCTACAAGTTGTTTTGTTTTCCATGTAGTGTGATTTGAATGTAAATTGAAGCTGGAGGtgtggagaaaggaaaggaatggaagTACTTATGTCAGAATGCATATTCCCACCAAGTACCACCTATCCGCAGACCCTGTCCATTTCTTCCATGCTTGCTACTCAGATTCCCACAGCAGGTCGGATGTACTTGTGCATCCACATTGAGGAATATGGAaccattgcccatctaggcgaattaTTACATGAATGTTCGGTGTCTACTCTTTTCAACACGATGCACTCAAATGAACAGGTGGCGCTCAGTGGAAATGTGGATCGGCTGTGAGATGTGCCGAATAATCTGCACAGTTGTAAGAACGCTCTGTCTTggaggtgcagtggttaatgcacctgcctagtaagcagaggaTCCCATGtacgaatcccagtccggtacacattttcgctcatcGCCACTGATTCTGCGTAATGTTAATGCAGCTGACATCTGtaatccttttcctttcctttctccccacctccaccttcaatttacacataATGTATCACAGCTTCAGATTCCGTGTATTGTCTATTCTGTCAGACATATCCGAAAGAGCAGATGCCATGCATTCATGTAGTGTAATGTAATCCAACCAATCGAAATTACAGCAGTTCCTTTCTTCTAAtctacaccccctcccccccccccacgacaatgcataatacagaaaaaaaaaaagaaaattgtttcttTTTCAGACCAGAGATGTAGTAAAAGGCACTTACCttttcttacataaaattatatattTCAGGCAAAAAGTAATATAAGCTCATGTGTGTTCATTTGCTGGCATTATTTCCATATACAATGGGGCTCTCCCATGCTGACAGTTACATCCCCTGTGGCTGTCATCAGTGTTGAAGAGTTAATGAGACTGGAGAtaaatttttttgtatcttctacctTTTGCGTGTCATTAACAGCAACAAgttttatttttgagtgaatgtTGTGTAAATTATACTTACATCAATTTGCTCtggattaaaaaaaagtattcGTGCCATAGTTCTTTACAGTTTTCAGTTCTCCAGTTACCTACTTATTCTTTGTCAAACAGAGATTATTTTGGAAACATGAACACATTTGGAGGTCCTTCCAGCAAAAGTCTGAAGCTGTCAAAGAAGCTGCTTAAAATAGAAGAGGAAAATGAGGATGCTACCATTGTATTTATTGCTGATGTTTGGGTAGACAATGTTAAGGTACTGAGGATTTCACACATAACAATGTCTGCTGCAGTTGTATTACTAAAAAGCTGAAAACACACTTGCATGGTTTGTCACTCaagaatgccaattttgtttttcAGGTATTAGAAAAGCTTTCAACATTATTTCAGGGCTACTCAGAATGTCCACCAGTGGCATTTGTGCTGATGGGCAATTTCCTCTCATCACAGCATGGCAGTGCACATGCTTATCTCCttaaggaaaaatttaaaattctaGGGGATATGATTATTCAGTTTCCTAAATTAACAGCAAATAGCAAATTCATATTCATTCCTGGCCCTGTTGATCCTGCTTTTGCTAGCATCCTTCCCAGGTACGTTCAGATGAAAGCCACTTTGCTTTCAGTGTCAGTACTCTAGTTTATGAGACAGAATTTCATGCTGTTATTTAACTGCATAAAATTCTGGTTTATGGAAGGGGATACATCATCATTGTTACTGAGATTTTACAGTTTTTGTGATACGTCACTGAGCACCTGTTGCGTGTATGTAGACTTATGCGAGTAAATGCATCCCGTATTCATAGAGAGATTCTTTTTTCCTGGACAGACCACCATTGCCAACGTTTGTCACAGAAGAGCTGAAAAAGAAACTTCCTTCAGCTATCTTCAGCACAAGTCCTTGCCGAATACAGTACTGCACCCAAGAAATAGTAGTAATACGGGAAGATCTGGTGACTAAAATGTGTCGGAATACTATTTATTTTCCTACCTCTGGTGATATACCACAGCATGTGAGTTCCAATTATTGACATAGACATTTGTATTACCAGTATTACAATTCTCTTCTACTTGTCactaataataattttttccttgttcGTAGTTTGCAAAGACTATAATAAGCCAAGCACACCTAGCACCACTGCCACTGGCTGTATGCCCTGTTTATTGGGGATTTGATTATGGGATGCAGCTTTATCCATTACCTGATCTAATCGTAACTGCTGATCAATTCAACGCATTCACCACATCCTACTCTGGATGCCAAGTGATAAACCcagtaagtataaaattaatttatgAAGCAAGTTATATACCCTCACCCCCTCCCTGAAGATGTTCGTGCAGAGAACAGATCTTTTTTCACATAAAAAGAGTAATAACATCTCTCTATGCACTGAGGGATGGTGCTTACAAAAAAGTGTAACTTTATTTCATAGTCATTCATTAAATTAGCTGATAAATCATGAATCCTTACTTATTAGTATGATTTGTGgctgcctcgatatgactgggtgttgtgtgtctttcataatcactgactcacaagtcgccgaagtggcgtcagctaaagagGGCTTGCAATTTCGGGGGCCAAACACCCCgcgtggggtctcccggccaacaatgccgtacgatcatttcatttttgttatgTTTGTGTTACCCACGTGTTAAGGAAAAACAATAATCCTGCCCCACGGAAAAAAAAAAGACGACTCAAAATTGCCCGTGAGAAAGGGTATTTCCTCTAGGTGAGTAATATTGCTGGAAGTAATTATGATATAACTGTCTATTTTTGTAATGAGAGTAATTACTCTAGTATACTTTACAATTGACATCTTGGAACTTCCTATAAGGGTAGACTACTTGACTTACTGCTGTACTAGAAGGAAAGTCTCAAGTAATACCTTGATCTCCGACACCTTCAGGAATATTAAAGTGAGCATTAGGCTTGTATGCAGTAGTCTGTTGTACAGGAAGTACTGACAGATGCCTTAGTAAATAAGAGTAAGATTGGTTTCTCTGAGGCTACTAATTGTAAATATCTCATATCTGTGTCATTAAGAAGTACAGTTCATAATGAGATGAATGGAGTGTTGATGTTCTTTCCTATATTGTGATTTCAGAGTTCTTTCCCAAGAAGCAATTATTCTTTTAAAGTGTACCTGCCAGCTTCACGCCAAATAGAAGACAGTCAAATTCCAAATGACTGATAATAGTTATTGTAttgtttgtatattacatataatTACAATATTTATCTTACATAAATGTCATAAAGctgtaaatatatttacataattttaaaaGGTGACCTTTTTCTTTACAAAACACTAATATTTTGATTTCAAGAATTTCTAAATAATTTACACAGGTATTTGGTATTAAAAAATATCACTTCGTTGATTGTGATACGTAGTATGTTACAAGTACTGttacataaattacaattttaacaacaataaaagaagacTCCACTCAATGACTTCTAGGCAGCACTGCACCATTGTGAACAATTCTAATTGTTTTTTAGTAGATAAACCTTCTGCACATAAACATGAGCAAAGGTATTGAGTACACACTCACATGCAACAATACTTGATTTTATACTTCCTGCACATCAAAAGGTGAAGTTTATGAAGCATACTGATTTGTTGGATTTTGACTCACAACCACTTAGCATCAGTTGCTTGTGACCTGTCGACTATGGTCTCCTGTCAAACAGAATGAAAATGTTAATGACTGCAAATTTTTACCGAAAACCAATGAAATAAAAGAGCGTAACTTACTTTCTTTTTGATATCTTCTGCAGGCTTCTTCTCTTTCATTTGCATCAAAATACCACAGTGTAATAGCATATCTGAAAAGGTAAAGTATCTTGGTCTAAATGGACAACTTTAAGTCACAAGAGATGAACTTAAACAAGCATCAAGGCAATAACAAGAATAAATCAATGCTAATTTTACCTTGTCTTGTATGCTGGCTGAACTTCATGAGGGTTACGCCTATCAGACCAGAAAAAAAGAATTCTGTCAAAGAGTGGTTCTATATCTGCTACTTTGTCTTGCCATCCAAAAGGGAAGATTCGTAAAAGGCCTCCATTTTCCTATGAAACGGTAAATTATGAGTGTTTCCTACTTATGTGTTAAATAGGAAGAGTCTTTAAGCATTATAAATTGTTACCAcccaaccacaatattattgcacttggcctcccatgACATTACAGTAATTAACATCACCACATTgcattgtgaatgatttcaagacagttgtgcacaTATTATCAAGTTGTTCAGCATGTCCTCATAAAGTAACAATTAAAAACTCATGCTATGTTAATCAAAGTGCCTTTGCTCCGAGGTacagtaatattgtggtcgactaataatgAATGTCAAGATAAGACCACGAATATACTGATTATCTTAACTGTAAATATAAATCTTTTTAAGTCAATAATTAACAACAGAATTAGGGACTTTCCATTTCAGCGTGGAGGATgatgatactactactactactactactactactactaactacAACAGAAATACTTTTATTGAATACCAAATGGTTTTTTTGTATGccaaaaaggtaaaaaaaattagtttttctgaataatgaaagattACTTTAAACATTGACGATTATTCTCTCACTGTGTGTATTTTTACGGAAGAAGTGGAGAAAAAGACATTACTTTCAGCAGGACACAGTAACACAAAATGATATCACATATTTAAATTATTGCCCAATTCATTAAAAACTCAAATGAAAAACAAAGTTATTAGGAGGAATCAAGTATAGAGGCATCAGTAATTAGGGAACAAGCAGGTGGGTGAAAGTAACACATCTATACTCAAGATTTGACTAGGCGGATAGTAGCTCTTTCATTGTGTTGCAGGTGTGTTATGTGTACTATTCATTGGTGTATGAAGATTAAATGAGATTTCCAATCTTTGACTCAAATCTGCACTGACTTTTGCCTGTGAATGTCAAACTCTTAGATATTATGCATCACTAATATTTAATACCCccccccatggaccttgccgttggtggggagccttgcgtgcctcaacgatgatgatggcgtcctcttgggtaaaatattctggaggtaatatagtccccccttccgatctccgggcggggactactcaataggatgtcgttatcaggagaaagaaaactggcgttctacggatcggagcgtggaatgtcagatcccttaattgggcaggtaggttacaaaatttaaaaaggggaaacggataggttaaagttagatatagtgggaattaatgaagtttggtggcaggaggaacaagacttctggtaaagtgaatacagggttataaatacaaaaccaaataggggtaatgcaggagtaggttttataatgaattaaaaaataggagtccgggtaagctactacaaacagcatagtgaacgcattattgtggccaagattgacacgaagcccacgcctactacagtagtacaggtttatatgccaactagctctgcagatgatgaagaaattgatgaaatgtatgacgagataaaagaaattattcaggtagtgaagggagacgaaaatttaatag
This Schistocerca nitens isolate TAMUIC-IGC-003100 chromosome 1, iqSchNite1.1, whole genome shotgun sequence DNA region includes the following protein-coding sequences:
- the LOC126258671 gene encoding DNA polymerase epsilon subunit 2 isoform X2, translated to MPFEEREREEWLDKIVEHIQKQCLETTNIGKDNIELAIHECIRSGAEESETILTVINAFEVPRFEYNQERKKFFLKNIPKDSAPKLFDSAEEKAQLFRYRYILLHQRTARHELFTPSAVGSNETQKFTLRPVDYFLSSSRKVDDAVVMGLLTQLKEGKYYLEDTTGTLQLDLSETRYHTGLHIEGCFVLAEGWYEDRVFHVNGMGFPPPESSRISRDYFGNMNTFGGPSSKSLKLSKKLLKIEEENEDATIVFIADVWVDNVKVLEKLSTLFQGYSECPPVAFVLMGNFLSSQHGSAHAYLLKEKFKILGDMIIQFPKLTANSKFIFIPGPVDPAFASILPRPPLPTFVTEELKKKLPSAIFSTSPCRIQYCTQEIVVIREDLVTKMCRNTIYFPTSGDIPQHFAKTIISQAHLAPLPLAVCPVYWGFDYGMQLYPLPDLIVTADQFNAFTTSYSGCQVINPSSFPRSNYSFKVYLPASRQIEDSQIPND
- the LOC126258671 gene encoding DNA polymerase epsilon subunit 2 isoform X1 → MAEARVRKLVSTTFKLNGFSILSDAASFLVSQLMPFEEREREEWLDKIVEHIQKQCLETTNIGKDNIELAIHECIRSGAEESETILTVINAFEVPRFEYNQERKKFFLKNIPKDSAPKLFDSAEEKAQLFRYRYILLHQRTARHELFTPSAVGSNETQKFTLRPVDYFLSSSRKVDDAVVMGLLTQLKEGKYYLEDTTGTLQLDLSETRYHTGLHIEGCFVLAEGWYEDRVFHVNGMGFPPPESSRISRDYFGNMNTFGGPSSKSLKLSKKLLKIEEENEDATIVFIADVWVDNVKVLEKLSTLFQGYSECPPVAFVLMGNFLSSQHGSAHAYLLKEKFKILGDMIIQFPKLTANSKFIFIPGPVDPAFASILPRPPLPTFVTEELKKKLPSAIFSTSPCRIQYCTQEIVVIREDLVTKMCRNTIYFPTSGDIPQHFAKTIISQAHLAPLPLAVCPVYWGFDYGMQLYPLPDLIVTADQFNAFTTSYSGCQVINPSSFPRSNYSFKVYLPASRQIEDSQIPND